One genomic region from Streptomyces sp. NBC_00457 encodes:
- a CDS encoding TetR/AcrR family transcriptional regulator, with protein MSSPPSPPPVRQRRATRTTRARILDAALRELGRNPDSSLGDIAEVAGVARRTVYTHFAGRAALVAGLAEDAAEAIRLAVAVASTPGDGPTAALARFVLTLWPVGDSYRTLIGLARQDLGPERVSELLSPARETVAGVLAEGQRRGVFHTAVPPGPLSIAIEAHLLALLGTVHSGIWTDDGTAAATAALIAAGVDDSTAAATVRRLHGTRQLQPPHRTHSPHWAHRAEATATQGDGVRSE; from the coding sequence GTGAGCAGTCCGCCATCCCCGCCTCCCGTACGGCAGCGTCGTGCGACGCGTACCACCCGCGCCCGCATCCTGGACGCGGCTCTGCGGGAACTGGGCCGCAACCCCGACAGCAGCCTCGGTGACATCGCCGAGGTCGCCGGGGTGGCACGGCGCACCGTCTACACGCACTTCGCCGGACGGGCGGCGCTGGTCGCGGGGCTCGCCGAGGACGCGGCGGAGGCGATACGTCTCGCCGTCGCTGTCGCGAGCACGCCCGGCGACGGGCCGACGGCCGCCCTGGCGCGCTTCGTCCTCACCCTCTGGCCGGTCGGCGACTCCTACCGCACGCTGATCGGCCTCGCCCGTCAGGACCTCGGGCCCGAGCGGGTGAGCGAACTCCTCTCCCCGGCGCGGGAAACGGTCGCCGGCGTCCTCGCCGAGGGCCAGCGCCGGGGCGTGTTCCACACCGCCGTCCCGCCGGGCCCGCTCAGCATCGCCATCGAGGCCCATCTGCTGGCGCTCCTCGGCACCGTCCACTCCGGGATCTGGACCGATGACGGCACCGCCGCCGCCACCGCCGCCCTGATCGCCGCCGGAGTCGACGACTCCACCGCCGCCGCGACGGTCCGCCGCCTGCATGGCACCCGGCAGCTTCAACCGCCCCACCGGACCCACTCACCCCACTGGGCCCACCGTGCGGAAGCGACCGCGACGCAGGGCGACGGCGTCCGGAGTGAGTGA
- a CDS encoding sensor histidine kinase, translating to MAKARNNQDGPLAPLWVRRPEALHLVAYAVAALAFTGQIVAVILRGSDGPTALSVLLAGGGVALSWWRPWAGLVVASAASFAVTAVGHDPLSVWMMAVLVLFSVTLRGKQPLVGTGIVAAFFLGAFMTVGGFRGGAIVGAAALFSAIAGGATGAALRMYREHWRTLEERAESAIATREIEATRRVTEERLRIARDLHDVIGHQVAMLSMHLGAAEIGLPEDAEPSRQALVSARSSARTVVVETQRILALLRLGDDISDDEALRPTPALSGLEGLVASFESIGLDVRPSIDIPAGFVEPSVGVTVYRVVQEALTNAYRHGEGAATVDVRERDGRICVTVENRVGHSRHGSGSGSGSGLGLVGMRERVESSSGRLTIDSDDGRFRVHAEFSPLGAAV from the coding sequence ATGGCCAAGGCGCGGAACAATCAGGACGGGCCCCTTGCACCCCTGTGGGTTCGCCGCCCCGAGGCGCTGCACCTCGTCGCCTATGCGGTGGCCGCGCTGGCGTTCACCGGCCAGATCGTGGCAGTGATCCTGCGAGGGTCGGACGGGCCGACGGCTCTCTCCGTGCTCCTCGCCGGTGGCGGTGTCGCCCTCTCATGGTGGCGGCCGTGGGCAGGACTGGTCGTGGCGAGCGCGGCGTCCTTCGCCGTCACAGCGGTGGGCCACGACCCGCTGTCGGTGTGGATGATGGCCGTGCTCGTGCTGTTCTCGGTCACCCTCAGGGGGAAGCAGCCGCTGGTCGGAACCGGCATCGTGGCGGCGTTCTTCCTGGGGGCGTTCATGACGGTGGGAGGATTCCGTGGCGGCGCGATCGTGGGGGCCGCCGCACTCTTCTCCGCCATAGCGGGAGGTGCGACGGGGGCCGCGCTGCGCATGTATCGAGAGCACTGGCGCACCCTGGAGGAACGGGCCGAAAGCGCCATCGCCACCCGCGAGATCGAAGCCACCCGCCGGGTGACCGAGGAACGACTCCGCATCGCCCGGGATCTCCACGACGTCATCGGCCACCAGGTCGCGATGCTGAGCATGCATCTCGGTGCCGCGGAGATCGGGCTGCCCGAAGACGCCGAGCCCTCCCGGCAGGCCCTCGTCTCGGCCAGGTCCAGCGCCCGCACCGTCGTCGTCGAAACGCAACGGATCCTCGCGCTCCTCCGCCTCGGAGACGACATCTCCGACGACGAGGCGCTGCGGCCGACCCCGGCACTCAGCGGACTGGAAGGCCTGGTCGCTTCTTTCGAGAGCATCGGCCTCGATGTCCGGCCCTCCATCGACATCCCCGCAGGTTTCGTGGAGCCCAGCGTCGGCGTGACGGTCTACCGGGTCGTTCAGGAAGCGCTCACGAATGCGTACCGGCATGGAGAGGGGGCGGCAACGGTGGATGTGCGCGAGCGCGACGGCAGAATCTGCGTCACCGTGGAGAACCGCGTCGGTCACTCACGGCACGGCTCCGGCTCCGGCTCGGGGAGCGGACTCGGACTCGTGGGGATGCGGGAACGCGTCGAGTCCTCCAGCGGGCGGCTGACGATCGACAGTGACGACGGGCGATTCCGGGTCCATGCGGAGTTCAGCCCACTGGGAGCCGCCGTATGA
- a CDS encoding DUF308 domain-containing protein — MTQTTVTSSTTTTTTTTTPSGLRSLYLIRAAFSLIWVALVGTTSASLVSTDRPTAIAAVLLVIYPLWDAIATLLGRRKAGTGSTDRVDTTNMALGLATAAGMIIAVFSTIGTALLVFGIWALLSGAIQLVVAIRRRRTVGAQWPMVISGGLSVLAGASFAAMSASATSSLSTLAGYSAFGAFWYLVSVIALSIRIRRERR; from the coding sequence ATGACTCAGACCACGGTGACTTCGAGCACGACCACGACCACCACCACGACGACGCCCTCCGGACTCCGGTCGCTCTACCTGATCCGAGCCGCCTTCTCCCTGATCTGGGTGGCACTCGTCGGCACGACCTCCGCCTCGCTCGTGTCGACGGACAGGCCCACAGCGATCGCGGCCGTGCTGCTCGTCATCTATCCCCTGTGGGACGCCATCGCCACGCTCCTCGGGCGTCGCAAGGCCGGCACCGGCTCCACGGACCGCGTCGATACGACCAACATGGCTCTCGGCCTCGCCACCGCCGCCGGGATGATCATCGCCGTCTTCTCCACCATCGGGACGGCCCTGCTCGTGTTCGGCATCTGGGCCCTCCTTTCCGGAGCGATCCAGCTCGTCGTGGCGATCCGGCGCCGACGCACCGTCGGTGCCCAGTGGCCCATGGTCATCAGCGGCGGACTGTCCGTCCTCGCCGGTGCCTCCTTCGCCGCCATGTCCGCCTCGGCGACGAGCAGCTTGTCCACCCTCGCCGGATACTCGGCTTTCGGTGCCTTCTGGTACCTCGTCTCCGTCATCGCCCTCAGCATCCGCATCCGACGCGAGCGGCGTTGA
- a CDS encoding MFS transporter has product MPFLATTPVEKMTGPYARRWWALLVLCLSLLIVVMANTSLIVAAPDMTQDLNLSSSDLQWVIDGYTVPYAALMLVLGAIGDKYSRRGALIAGLLLFAGGSVMGSLVDETALVITARGIMGVGAAVVMPATLSLLVAMFPRGERVKAITAWSATSGLAIAVGPLIAGWLLEDHAWGSTFLINVPIAAVAVIGALVLVPPSRAEGMGRIDYVGGLLSIVSIGSLVYATIEGPHFGWGAGPVTAAVVAGAGLLAFVAWELRHPQPMLDVRKFLLRPFTGSMIAVLFFFFGTFGAIYYSTQFLQFVLGYGPLETGIRLLPLAGAVVVGAAVTGRLTPKLGVKAMVVTGMLIGTVGVFLLTQVDKGSTYPDFLGAMIMLGFAIGLSVSPATDTIMGTFPESELGVGGGANDTSVELGGSLGIAVLGSLLGTAYRDELTDLVGGRLPATALDTAKDSVGAGLAVAEEVAKNPAGGAQQAQALIDAVHESFAHSIAQTSLFGGVIMAAGTLIVLAVLPGHRTSGEDRPKSAEVTEPEQDREPAA; this is encoded by the coding sequence TTGCCCTTCCTTGCCACCACCCCCGTCGAGAAGATGACCGGGCCCTACGCCCGGCGCTGGTGGGCCCTGCTCGTGCTCTGCCTGAGCCTGCTGATCGTCGTCATGGCCAACACGTCGCTGATCGTGGCGGCGCCCGACATGACCCAGGACCTGAACCTGAGCAGCAGCGACCTGCAGTGGGTCATCGACGGCTACACCGTCCCGTACGCCGCGCTGATGCTCGTCCTGGGCGCGATCGGCGACAAGTACAGCCGCCGCGGCGCGCTCATCGCCGGCCTGCTGCTCTTCGCGGGCGGCTCCGTGATGGGCAGCCTGGTCGACGAGACCGCCCTGGTCATCACCGCCCGCGGGATCATGGGCGTCGGCGCCGCCGTCGTGATGCCGGCCACGCTGTCCCTGCTGGTCGCGATGTTCCCGCGGGGCGAGCGCGTCAAGGCCATCACCGCCTGGAGCGCCACCTCCGGTCTCGCGATCGCCGTCGGCCCGCTGATCGCGGGCTGGCTGCTGGAGGACCACGCCTGGGGCTCCACGTTCCTGATCAACGTCCCGATCGCCGCGGTCGCCGTCATCGGCGCGCTGGTACTCGTCCCGCCGTCCAGGGCGGAGGGCATGGGCCGGATCGACTACGTCGGCGGCCTGCTCTCCATCGTCTCGATCGGCTCCCTGGTCTACGCGACCATCGAGGGCCCGCACTTCGGCTGGGGCGCCGGCCCGGTCACCGCGGCCGTCGTCGCCGGAGCCGGTCTGCTGGCCTTCGTCGCCTGGGAGCTGCGCCACCCGCAGCCCATGCTGGACGTGCGCAAGTTCCTGCTGCGCCCGTTCACCGGCTCGATGATCGCGGTGCTGTTCTTCTTCTTCGGCACCTTCGGCGCGATCTACTACTCCACCCAGTTCCTGCAGTTCGTCCTCGGCTACGGCCCACTGGAGACCGGCATACGACTGCTGCCGCTGGCCGGTGCCGTCGTCGTCGGCGCGGCGGTGACCGGCCGGCTGACCCCGAAGCTGGGCGTGAAGGCGATGGTGGTGACCGGCATGCTCATCGGCACGGTCGGCGTCTTCCTGCTCACGCAGGTCGACAAGGGCTCGACGTACCCCGACTTCCTGGGCGCGATGATCATGCTGGGCTTCGCGATCGGGCTGAGCGTCTCCCCGGCCACCGACACCATCATGGGCACCTTCCCCGAGTCCGAACTCGGCGTCGGCGGCGGCGCCAACGACACCTCCGTGGAACTCGGCGGCTCCCTCGGCATCGCCGTCCTGGGCTCCCTGCTCGGCACGGCCTACCGCGACGAACTCACCGACCTCGTAGGCGGCCGGCTCCCGGCCACGGCCCTGGACACGGCCAAGGACTCCGTGGGCGCCGGTCTCGCGGTGGCCGAAGAGGTCGCCAAGAACCCGGCCGGCGGCGCCCAGCAGGCCCAGGCCCTGATCGACGCCGTCCACGAGTCCTTCGCCCACAGCATCGCCCAGACCAGCCTGTTCGGCGGCGTCATCATGGCCGCCGGAACCCTGATCGTCCTGGCCGTACTCCCCGGCCACCGCACGAGCGGCGAGGACCGACCGAAGTCGGCCGAGGTGACGGAGCCCGAGCAGGACAGGGAGCCGGCCGCCTAG